Proteins encoded in a region of the Diabrotica virgifera virgifera chromosome 4, PGI_DIABVI_V3a genome:
- the LOC126883230 gene encoding uncharacterized protein LOC126883230 yields MYLRADTTLPIMYDLYKQQVNNSPVSFSKYKNVFLTHFNFRRNPLKKDTCNLCDKLEILINNSATEEQVKYKTERDNHIDSAEEARQALNADRKRAKFDEQLEVLCFDMEKTLPLPRIPTNVVFYKRQLWLYNLGIHTAKHNKGHCYVWLEGEAGRGAQEVGSCLFRHVLKARDMEACKHLILWSDSCGGQNRNIKIVLMLNAIFDVHPLLERITLRFLTSGHSFLPNDTDFGDIECALKFQQRMYSPVDYMNVMSSCRKKNPLIVHKMKMEHFFGTCNLEKRVVNRKVDIFNNKINWLKFKEIELRKECREKLFVKYSFHEEAHEISLQKKRGRPSSELYQNFKESLVLLWPDGKPIPDKKLEDLKFLLSLIPKDAKEFYKKLTGDPNMEDDIDGLNGPLDFDLEDDEL; encoded by the coding sequence ATGTACTTACGAGCAGACACTACATTGCCCATTATGTACGATTTGTACAAGCAGCAAGTTAATAATTCACCTGTGTCGTTTTCGAAGTACAAAAACGTTTTTTTAACTCATTTTAATTTCAGAAGAAACCCACTGAAAAAAGACACTTGTAACCTTTGTGACAAATTAGAAATTCTAATAAACAACAGCGCCACAGAAGAACaagttaaatataaaactgaGAGAGATAACCACATCGATTCCGCTGAAGAAGCAAGACAAGCTTTAAATGCAGACAGAAAGCGTGCAAAATTTGACGAACAACTTGAAGTATTGTGTTTTGATATGGAAAAAACACTGCCTCTTCCCCGTATACCTACAAATGTAGTTTTTTACAAACGCCAACTTTGGCTTTATAATCTAGGTATACATACAGCTAAACATAATAAAGGCCATTGTTATGTGTGGTTAGAAGGCGAAGCCGGCAGAGGGGCCCAAGAAGTTGGCTCTTGTTTATTTAGACATGTGTTGAAAGCTAGAGATATGGAGGCATGTAAACATTTAATTTTGTGGTCGGACAGCTGTGGAGGGCAGAACCGAAACATTAAAATAGTTTTGATGTTAAATGCCATTTTTGATGTGCATCCTTTACTGGAAAGAATCACTTTACGTTTCCTTACATCTGGCCATAGTTTTTTGCCAAATGATACAGATTTTGGTGACATTGAATGCGCcttaaaattccaacaaagaatGTATTCACCGGTAGACTACATGAATGTAATGAGTTCGTGCCGAAAAAAAAATCCTCTAATCGTTCACAAAATGAAGATGGAACACTTTTTCGGTACTTGTAATTTGGAAAAAAGAGTCGTCAATAGAAAAGTGGATatctttaataataaaattaattggcTTAAATTCAAAGAGATTGAACTCAGAAAAGAATGCCGCGAAAAACTTTTTGTTAAATATTCTTTCCACGAAGAAGCTCATGAGATAAGTCTACAAAAGAAACGAGGAAGACCATCATCAGAACTTtatcaaaattttaaagaatcaCTTGTGCTGCTATGGCCAGATGGGAAGCCAATACCAGATAAAAAACTTGAGGATCTAAAATTTTTGCTTAGCCTTATTCCAAAAGATGCCAAAGAGTTTTACAAAAAATTGACTGGTGATCCAAATATGGAAGATGATATAGATGGGTTAAATGGACCTCTTGATTTTGATCTTGAAGATGATGAACTTTAG